In Streptococcus mitis, the DNA window CCAACATCATCCCCCCAACCCCAATCGCCATCATGGAATTAAAGGGATTCTTAGCACGAATACCGACTAGGATAATTCGTAAAATCAGGAAAAAGACAAGGGCTAAAATCAAGCTGGCTCCCACAAATCCAAACTCTTCAATAACAATTGAAAATACAAAGTCTGTATGGGCCTCTGGTAAATAACCACGTTTTTCGATTGAATTTCCTAAGCCTAGACCAAACCACCCACCATTTACCATGGCAAAGTAGGAATTTGCAAGTTGGTGGCCTGACCCTGCCAAATCGGCAAAGGGATTAAAGTAGGCACTGAAACGCTTAGCAACGTAACCAAATACTGGAACTTTTGAAAACTTATCAACCCCGATCATAGAAATAGCTGATAAGGATAGGGCTGAAACTCCAAATAATACACCGATAAAGGCTATAAACCAACGATGAGCAATTCCACTAACTGTATACATAATCAAGGCGACCAGAGCTAGGATGGTAGCATTCCCCAAATCTGGGAAAATAGCTAAACTTCCTATCATTACTAGTAGGACGAAGCGCCAATCATTAAAAGCACGAGGAATCCATTGATTTTGAGTTAAAACTTGAAAATCGTAAATCCCAATTTCATCCTGTTGTTTTGAGAAACGTTGGGCCAAGTACCAGACGATGATAATCTTCAAATACTCAGCTGGCTGAATGGTCAAAGGTCCTACTGAAATCCAACCATAGGCTCCATTGACTGGCGTACCAATTAAGCGAGCCAGAGCCAAAAGAATCAGCTCAACAAACATAACAATAAATAGCAGTCGTTCTTTTCTTAAAAAATTCAGTTTCAGCTTATATATCAAGGCAATCAATATTAAACTAAGTATCCAAAACATTCCCTGACTTCGAACCAATTGGAGGGCACTTTTACCTTCTTCAATAAGAATGGCACTGGTTGTAGAATAAACTACAATCAAGCCCAAAATAGATAAAAGTAAGTAAGGAACTAGAATAGAATAGTTTAACAGGTGCCTCTTACTAATCTTCATAGTATCACCAATCTAATGAGAACAAAAGAAATTGTTCCCAAATTCCGTTTATTTTCTAGTTTTGATTGCTATTATACCATTTTTTCCGAAAGAAAAAAACTCTTACCCTTAAGATAGAAGATTTTCTCATAAGAAAAAGAGCGCTTGGCTCTTTTCTGTTTTATTCTTTTGAAGAACTACTTGAGCTTGAATCGCCACCACCGATATATTGGGTAAAGATATTTTGGAAGGCTTGGTCTTTAACCTTGATATTGGCTGCTTGCAATTCTTTTCCGACAATACTTTGAACAAATGATGCATCATTTTGTTTTTGAGTCAAAATAACAGTTTTCAATTTTTCTTTGTAGTCATCGATATTAGATGACTTTTCTGTTTTCTTAATGAGTTTTACAATGTAATACTGACTGCTGTATGCTTGAGTACCAGTAGCTGTAATAACATCAGAAATACCATTAACATCCAAGGCAAAAGCTGCTTTCTTAACTTGATCTGGGACTTCTGTTGATGCAGAATCAAATGTGATTTCACCACCGTTCGCTTTGGTTTTCTCATCAGTTGAGTTATCTTTAGCTAATTGAGCGAAATCTGCGCCACTTGCCTTAGCTTTTTCGAGGACTTCTTTCGCTTTATCCTCATTATCAAGACGAATAATTTGAGCAGTTACGTCCGGAGTATAGCTCTCAAATGCTTTCTTATAGGCTTCATCAGTTAATTCAGCTTCTGCAGCCTTTTTAACTGCAAATTCAACTAATTTACTTGTACGAATTTGTGCTTTACGTGTTTCAAGAGTCATGCCTGATTGTGATAAGACACGTTGGTAATTCTCACCATATTGTTTTTCTTCTCCAGAAATGATATCATCGATTTCTTTGTCATCTACTTCTGAGCCATATTGCTTCTCAAATACTTTTTGAATAGTCAAGTTCAACAAGACTTGTTGGGCTGAAGGATTGATTTTCACTTGCTCATAAAATTGATGTTCAGTGATGACATCCCCTTTCATGCTGATAAGGTCAGCCCCTTCTGAACCTTTAGAACAAGCTGCTAAAGTTGCTACTGATAATAGTGTAATGGCACCTGCCAATAATTTTTTTTTCATGTCTACTCCTTTGAGATAAGTATTACCCTATCTATTTTACTATATTTTCTTAAATTTTTCTGAAATCATTCGCTGTCAGGCAATTGAACATCTGCTACATTTTTACGAAGCATGAGAATGCCGTCACCCAGAGGTACTAATGTTGCAGTGAGTCCTGGATTGTCTAAGGTTGCGTCAAATAGTCTTTGAAGGCCTCGATAAATGGTTCGCTGACCACGACGGACTTCCATAATATCCTTGGCAACATCACCACCTTGGAAAATATCATCCAAGACAACCACACCACCAACTTCTAAATGTTTGAGGATTTCTGGCAAAAAGACGATGTATTTAGACTTAGCAGAATCCATAAAGACGAAATCATAAGACTCTGTCAAGGTAGATAAGACATCTACCGCATCTCCTTCTAGAAGTGTAACTTGCTTGCGACTGTCAAACCGGGCAAAATTTTCCTTGGCAAATCCAATCATCTCTGGATTGCGGTCAATGGTTGTAATCTTGGCCTTTGGTGCATGTTCCGCCATCAAGAGGGCTGAAAAACCGATAGCCGTCCCAATTTCCAGAATGTTTTTAGGTTGTATGGTTTCCATGAGAAAACGGAAATAAGCAACCGTTTCATGAGGAATGATGGGAATATTTTCCTTGCGAGCAAAGTCTTCCAATTCTTTCAAAGAGCCTGTGACTTGCTTTTGACGCTGGCGCATCAAGTCCACAATTTCTTCCTTGACAACAGGACGACGCATGTTATGGTTGGCATTTTTACTATACGATTCAACCATCTTATGCCAATCCCAATTTTTCAACAAGGGCTTCAAACTCATTTAAACGGCGTTCAAAGACTGCAAAGGCATCGTTGAGGTAATCTTCCTTCTCCATATCAACACCAGCTTTTCTCATGACATTGAGTGGATAGTCAGACTTCCCTGCCTTGAGGTAGTCGATATAACGGTCACGGTCTTCTTGACTACCATGAACAATCTTTTCAGCCAAGGCTGAGGCTGCTGCAAAACCAGTTGAATATTGATATACATAGTAGTTATAGTAGAAGTGTGGAATGCGGGCCCACTCATATTGGATTTCAGGATTATCTTCCTTGCTCAATCCATAATACTCTTGGTTCAAGTCTGCGTAGAGTTTGTTTAGGAAATCGCTGGTCAAGACTTCCCCGTTTTGGTCTGCTTGGTGGATAGCGTGTTCAAACTCAGCGAATTGAGTTTGACGGAAAACTGTTCCACGGAAACCATCTAGGAAGTTATTGAGAATAGCAAAGCGCGTTGCATCATCTTCCACTTCTTCCAATAATTTCTCCGTCAAGATATTTTCATTGGTAGTTGATGCAATCTCAGCCAAGAAGATAGAATAATCTCCGTAAACATAAGGCTGAGTTTCACGAGTATAGCTTGAATGCATACTATGACCTGTTTCATGAACAAGGGTAAAGAGATTGTCTAGATTGTCCTGCCAGTTAAGAAGCATAAAGGCATTGGTATCGTAAGAACCACCAGAGTAAGCCCCTGAACGCTTGCCTTGATTTTCATAAACATCAATCCAACGCTCGCTGAAGGCACGTTTAACACGGCTCAAGTAATCCTCACCCAAGACTGCCAAGGCATCTTCAGCTTTTTTCAAGGCTTCTTGGTAGGTGAAACTGTATTCAACAGATGAAAGTGGCGTGTAGACATCGTACATCTTGAGGTCTGAAATCCCCAAGATTTTTGAACGAAGCTCAAGGTAACGATGCAAGAGTGGCAAGTGCTTGCGAACTGCTGCTACCAAATTGTCATAAACACTCTCTGGAACAAAATTGGCCGCTAGGGCTGCATGACGCGCACTCTTGTAGTTGCGAACTTTGGCACGGTAGTTTTGAACCTTAACATTTGTTTGTAAGGTTTTGGCATAGGTATGTTGGAATTGTTCATAAGTCGCATAAAGAGCTTGGTAGGCACCACGACGAACCTCACGATTTTTAGATTCCATCAAACGTGTGTAAGTCCCATGAGAGAGCTGCACTTCCTCACCATCATCGTCGAGGACATAAGGGAACACAATATCCGCATTGTCCAAGATAGCGAAGGTTTCACTTGCCGAACCAAAGATTTCTCCAGCTCCAGCCAATAATTCTTCTTCACGTTGTGATAAAACGTAGTCTTTTCCTTGTAAAAGTTTGTCAAAATAGTGTTGATAAACCTGCAATTTTGGTTGAGCTTCTAAAAAGTCAGCATACTGCTTTTCACTGATTTCCATAAATTCAGGTTCATAGAATGAAAAGGCTTGGTCTAGCTGGCTATAGAGAGTCATGGCCTTGGCATAGTACTCTTGGTACTTGGCTTCACGTGTGTCTTGGTCATTCTTCATATGAGCATAAACGTAAAGCTTCTCCATTTGGCGTTCCATCTCAAGAGAAAATTCAGTGATTTCTAGTAGGCTATCCGCAGTATCCAGGAGATGTCCTTCATACTGGTTTACTTTCTCCAATTGTTCTGTTAAATCTTTTAAGGCTTCTTCCCAAGCCTGGTCAGTTGGGTAAATCGTTGATAGATCCCATGTATCTTTTTCATTTATTTCATTTCTTTGTAATACCATTAGATTCCTCCATCTTTTCTATTCTACCATATTTTTCAAGAAATATTGCTGATAAAAGGCTGGTGGATAAAGCTTTTGCCAATCATTTTGAGGATTTTCTTGGTAATAGATTTGAAAATACTGATAATAGCGAGTCAAATCTTTCTCAATTTGGCAAAAATTACCTACTAGTGGTCTTATTTGTGGATACCATTCTTTTAGCCCATAAGTCAGGAGATTTTCTCCCTTTTGATAGGCTTCTGCTTGTTCTTTCATCCAAAAGGGATTTTGATAGTACAGTTGTTGCTGAATATAGCGACAGATGTCCTTATCCTGAGAAACTGTAAAATGAGATATTTTTTGTTTCTTATAAGGGAAACGCAATATTTCCAATAAACTAGCTTGACCATAGAGAAATTCCTTGATTTGATAATGGAGTTTACCGCGGAGATCTTGGTGGATGAGATATTTAAGCCTTAAAACCTGTTTTTTCTTGTCCACTTCCCAAACATAAAAGCCCATGTTTTGACTGAAATAGAGAAAACCTTGTTGCAGACGAGTCAACCGCTCCTTAAGCCAAAGTTTTTCTCCTAGCAACCACAGTACTTGGTAACCCTGACTACGATAGCCCTCACTACGCTCTTTAAGAACTTTTTGAGACAAGGGACTACACTGAACTTCTAGAGCAAGATGACCATTTATAAATACATCCGCAATCTGTTTAAGCTCTGGAAGGGGGTATTCTAATTGAACCTCTGCCTCTTTTTTCAACCACTGATAGAGAGATGCCTTATTGGCCAAGTGTTCTGGACTTTCATTTTCAAATGAAAAACCACAGTCTTTTAAAGATTTATGGGCAAAATGGGTCCGTACACTTAGTCCTTGACGCAAACGAAGCTGACCTCCACAAGCTGGGCAGGTGTAGTTTTGCTTCTCAAGCTTATCCTCTAGCACATTTACCAGCTCTCCCCTAGCATCTCTCGCAACAAACATGATTTCTCTCCTTTTCTATATTATTCGTAAAAAAGAAAAAGATCAGGAAATTTCCTAATCTTCATCACTCTATAATTTTAGAGTTGCAAGCGACTTTCAAGAGCTTGTGTCAACACTTCAGAATAGTTCACTTTCTCACGATCTGCAAGTCTGACTAGCCACTCTGGAACCGTAACATTTTTTCGAATCGCTTTATTATTCTTTACGAAAGGCAAGGGATTGACCTGAATCAAAGTCACAAATCCATCAGGAGCTTTCAACTCAGCAATGTCACTAGGAGTAGGCAAAGCCAGTCCTTCATCAATATAAGAAGCTAAAACACTCTCAAGCATTTCCCGAGCATTTTTCATTGCAAGTTCAATCGTTGCTCCTTCAGTCCCGCCTCCAAATTCAGGAAATTCAACCCAGTATCCAGTGCCTTCTCTATGAAAAATAGCAGGATAAGATTTTAGCATAATACACCTCCACAATTTCCAAATCAACTATAATCCCAAATCTTTTAATATTTTTCTCTCTAAACCTTTTCCTAGATCCTCATTACCGTGAACTGGAATAGTGACAAGATAGGGAACCCCTTCTTTCTTAAAATGATGATGACATCCTCTCTTACGAACTTCAATCCATCCATTTGCAAGAGCTAATTTTACCATTTCCTTACCTGTGATTGGCATTTATCGTCACCTTTCTAGCTAAAATTATACTTATAATGCGTATTTTTGTCAATTCTTCTATCTTATCTATTCGTAAAAAGAAAAAAGATCAGGAAAATTCCTAATCTTCATGTGTGTTTATTTGATTTTCTTAGCTAGCATGGTCGCAAAGCGTAGTTGAATACGATTGCCATTCTCATCGCGACGGTGCAGATTACCTGGATTTTCATTGTACTTAACCAATTCCCAATCCTTGTAATAGTCTGCCAATTCCCCTTCTTTAAAGGTAAATGGGAAGTTCACTGAGCAAGGATAATCCTCCGTGTCCATTGCACAGACGATAAGGTTGTAGCCACCTACCGTGGTGTGCTCCTGCATGTTTCGGATAATAGCTGGAATGCGGTCCGCTTGTAGAAACATCAGCACCACCGTCGATACGATAAAATCATAGGCTTGTCCAATGCTGGCTGAATTGATATCGTAAAGACCAACAGGCATGTCCAAATCTTCCTGTTCCACAATGCTTTGCAAGATTTCAAGAGCCAGTTCATTTTGATCTACAGCTGTCACATCAAATCCTTGCTGGGCCAAAAAGAGGGAATTACGGCCCTGACCACAACCCAAATCCAAGGCTTTCCCTGGTTTTACTGTCTGCATTGCCTCTAGGACCTCTGAATGAACAGGATTGGTATTGTATTTCTTAGGAAAATAATCCTCAGGTTTACAATAAAACTCCAAATACCATTCCACATCGTCTGTAGCAGCCTCTACTCGATGCCAAGCTTGAGGTTGTGCCATGGGATTGTCGGCCCCTGCTTCAAAGAGGTGCTCAGCTAGAACCTCCCCATCCTCTGTCAATTCAATAAACTTGAGAGCTCCCTTCAAGACAGTAATTTTCCCCCAAGTCCCGACCTTGGTATTGTGTTTCTGCTGAACAGCCTCTGGCATAGTTTGTTTATTCCACAAAGGCATGCGTTTATAGGCAACTAGTTTTTCCATTTTCATTCCTCTTTTTATCGCTGGTTGACTGCTTTCATGACACGCGCGATGTCGCGGTTTTGTTCACGTCGTTTGATAGACTCTCTCTTGTCGTAGTCATGCTTCCCTTTAGCAAGGCCTAAAAGGAGCTTGGCATATCCATCTTTAATATAGACTTTAAGAGGAACCAGCGTCATTCCTGTCCCTTTAGTCTCTTGTTCCAATTTTTGAATTTGCTTCTTATGGAGCAGGAGTTTACGGCGACGTTCTGGTTCCTGGTTCCAGATATTACCCTCTTCGTAAGGGGCGATATGAACATTGCTCAACCAGACCTCCCCATTTTTTACTTGGGCAAAGCCATCCTTGAGATTGATTCGAGCTGCTCGTACACTCTTGATTTCAGTCCCAGTCAGGACCATCCCTGCCTCTAGCGTATCTACGATTGTATAGTCGTGGCGTGCCTTTTTATTTTGTGCGACGACCTTTCCCTCGCCCTTTGCCATGCTTGGCTCCTTTCTTAGCTACTTCCTTGTAAAAAGGTTTCTTCCCTTTTTTCTTCTTGTCTTTTTGTGAATGCTTGCGCTTATCATTTGAGCGTCCTGATTTTCTCTTGTCTTCCTTCTTATCTGAACGACGACTTGAACCACGCCCTCTGTCACTACGATTAGACTGTTTGAATCCTTTTTCAATCACATCAAATTCACTTGGAATATAAGAGAAGTCAATTTCACCAGTCATCTTGTCGGCTCTTTCAACTCGGATACGGATTTGCTGACCTACACGGAAGGTTATTCCTGATTTCTCCCCACGAAGAGTCAAATCACGTTCGTTGAAATGATAAAATTCAGGTAGATTAGTGATGTGAATCAAGCCTTCAACTGTGTTCGGCAATTCAACAAAGAGACCGAATTTAACGATGCTAGACACAACCGCATCGTACTCTTCGCCTACGTATTCTTCCATGTACTCAGCCTTTTTCATGGCTTCGACTTCACGCTCAGCCTCGATGGCACGACGCTCACGGTTGGAAGACTGGGTCGCAATCTCTGGAATCACTTGTTCAAAATGCTCGGCTATTTCTTTAGAACGGCCGTAATCACGAATCATACGGTGAACAAGAAGGTCTGGATAACGACGAATCGGGCTAGTAAAGTGAGTATAATAGTCAGCAGCTAGTCCATAATGCCCGTGATTGTGCTCTGAATAGCGAGCCTGCTGCATGGAGCGAAGAAGCATCATGGACAATACATCTGCATAAGGTTCTCCCTCAACAGCACGCATGATGTCTTGAAGTGCCTCCTGGCTAATCTCACTGGCAGTCCCATAAATGCGCAAGCCAAAACTCGAAGCATAATCAATAAACTTCTGAACCTTTTCAGCCTTGGGCTCCTCGTGAATTCGATAAATGAAAGGTAGATCCAGCTTGCTAAAATGCTCGGCAACTGTTTCATTGGCCATCAACATGAAAGACTCGATCATGCGCTCGGCAATGCCACGCTTACGAAGAACGATATCAACAGGCTTACCTTGTTTATCCACTAAAATCTTCGCTTCATTGGTATCAAAATTAAGGGCACCACGTTTCACACGCATGTTTTCTAGAGTTTCATGGAGCTTGGCCATGAGTTCGATACTTGGAACAATTTTCTGATGTTCTTGTCTCTTTTCCTCATCGCCAGCTAGGATATCATTGACATCACTATAGGTCATACGGAAGCTTGTCTTGATAACCGTTTGTGTGATAGTGTAGTTGACCACACGACCATGTTTATCAATCTCCATAATGGCAGACTGGGTCAGGCGGTCAACTTGGGGATTGAGAGAACAGATTCCATTTGACAGTCGTTCGGGAAGCATTGGGACCACACGGTCTGTCACATAGACAGAAGTCGCGCGGTTAAGGGCTTCCTTATCAAGGGCAGAACCCTCAGTCACATAGTAGGAAACATCTGCTATGTGAACTCCGAGTTCCAGATTACCATTTTTCAAGGCCTTGATATGCACCGCATCGTCCAAGTCCTTAGCATCAGCACCATCAATGGTGAAGGTAATCTCATCTCTCAAGTCCAGACGGCCTTCCATATCCTTTTGAGACGGAGCATCAGGCACACTTTCTGCTTCCTTGACAACAGCTTCTGGAAACTCGGATACAATGTCCATTGATTCCAAGACCTCAAGAACATCAATTCCGACATCCGTTGAATGCCCCACCACATCGAGGACACTAGCGACAAAGAAATCATGTTTCTTGCTTGGGTATTTATCGATAAAGACCTTGAGAACTTCGGTTCCTTCTAGTTTTAGGGCTGGTTTCTTCACATAAATCGGTTGACTTATTTTCTGATTTTTCGAACGAATGTAGCCAGCATACTTAGGTTTTTCCTGATCTAGAACGATTTGGCCGACAACTGTTGTCAGGCTGTGTTCTAAGATATCAATAATTTTTGCTTCTGCCGCTGTTCCCTTATTGCGGTCAGCGACTTTCTTGATGACGACCTCAACGGTATCACCATCAATAGCATAGTTGACATCGTTTTTTCCTACAAAAAGGTCTTCCTCTTCCCCTTCCAGACTAACAAAGCCAAAGCCATTTTTATGGGCATGAAAAATCCCCTTGAGGGTAATCTCATGTTTTTTCTTGACTTCCAAAGTCAGACTGCCATCTTCCTCAAAGCGTATCTGATGCTTTCTTTCCATTAAGGACAAGGTTTTAATCAACTCACGAAAATCCTTGGAACCGTCTTTTCCCAAAGCCTGAGCCAAGTCATTGACAGTCACCTTTCCCTTGTCTTGTAAATATTCTTTTATTCTATCTTTCATATTTTCTTTCTAGATTTTTAATTTTCTTTTACTGTAAAACCTTCTCAAATATCTTTTTAAAATAAAAAGAGGCAAAGACCTAGTCCTGCCCATTATTTTCTTATCTACTTGATAATACCGTCAATGCTAAGGCAATGGCTAGCCAGAAAAAGACTAAAATCCCTGTCAAACGCTGCATTACAGCTTCAAAACCGCGTGCTTTACTGCGTTCAAACAAATCACCTGAGCTGGCATCAAATACATTGCTGGATTGGTTTTTGGTTGGTTGCATGAAAATTGCAATTACAATCACAACAGATAATACTAATAAAATGGTTAATAATAGGTTATACATATCAAACTCCTTAAAATCCCTATTATTTTACCATAAAATCTACTTAGATTCAAGATGTAGGGTTACTTTTCTTTCCTTGGGACAATACTTTAAAACCTCAATCTTGTCAGGATGGGTTTTTGAATTTTTACTAGTTAGGTAATTGATACTGCCACAAGAGGAGCATTTGAGATTAATTTTTACTCTCACTAGATTTCCTTTACTTTTAATAATGTTCGAAATTGAAGAAGGTTAAAGAGACAACTAAAGGCAACACAAAGGCTTGTCGCATAAAAGACTGCATGGTAGCCAAATTGACCTGCTACTGCAGAACCTGCCATGGGACCAACGACACCGCCCAGATAAAAGAATACCTGATTAAAGGCAAAGACCCTCGAAATACCAGCTTTGGGCGTCATCTTGCTGAGAAGGGCATTAACTCCGGGAATCAAGGCACCGGTTCCCAATCCAAAGAGGAAACGATAGAGGCCTAGTTGAAAGGGGCTAGAAGCATTGGCACAGAGAAGATAGATGATGACTGAATAAAACTGGGCTACAACCAAGAGACGATGGTTCCCCACCTTGTCACCTAGCTTTCCCATGACTCCTGCACTCATCATGCTGGAAAAGCCCATACTGGACACAATCAAACCAGATACAAAGAGAAGATTCTCTGTCTGGCCTAAGTCGCGCACATACAAAGCTAAGATAGGGCCGATTGATTGGGCTGAAAATTGGATGACAAAACTAGTCAGAAAGAGGTTGACCAAGAGATAGGGATATTTAACTGATGTAAATAATTCCTTTGTTGGGATGGCCTTTTCCTTGGCTACTGGTTGAAAATCTTCCTTGATAAAGCAAATAGTCAAAACAGCAGCTAAGAATAGAAAACTACCAACCAGTAAGAAAACAGTACGAATGCCAAATAATTCTGCGATAAATCCCCCGATAAAGGGACCAGTTAGAGTACCTGCAACTACGCCTGTAGACAAAGTACCTAAGGCAGTTCCTGATTTCTCCTTGGGAACCTGACTGGCTATCAAGGCCGTTGCATTGGGAACAAAACCCGCAAATACACCATTCAGTAAGCGAAGAAAGATTAGCCAATAGATATTTGGGATAAAGGCTAAGCCTCCCATAGTAATGGTCATGGCCATGCCTGCTCGAATCATCATGGGCTTTCGACCGTATTTGTCAGCAAGGATACCCCAGATAGGAGAAAAGAGCGCTGCGGAAATGGCAGAGACAGAAATAGCTAAACCTGCATAAAAAGCAACTTGCTCACTCCCTACACCTAGATTTTCCACAAAGATGGGCATAAAAGGCACAACCAAAGAAATACTGGCTCCTGTCAGAAAATTACCAAACCAGGCAATGCGCAGATTATCCTTCCAGTTAATCTCTGTCATCTTGCCTACCTCCCTCAAGCAGGGAGAACACCTGAGTAAGAAGCTGGTCCTGATTCCCATTGTTGTTTAAAACATGGCTGGCCAAATGTTTCTTTTTTTCTAAAGGCCATTGGGCTGCCAGACGAAACTCAGCTTCATCTTTAGACAACTGGTCCCTTTTCATTAGGCGTTCCACTTGGACATTTCTATCCACATAGACCAACCAAGTCTCATCAAACCAAGCGCTGTAGTCCTGCTCAAAAAGTAGGGGAATATCCATGAAGAAAATCTCTTCTGTCTGAGCCAATTGGTCTCTTAATGTAGCTAGTTCCTCACGGATAATCTCTCCTTGGATTTGCTTAGACCATTCTCGTTCTTCAGGATTTGAAAAGATGAGACTAGCTAGAAGAGGGCGATTAAGTTCTCCGTTTTCAAGGATGATTTCTTGCCCAAAATGCTGGACTAGAGCCTGAAATAGACGACCACCAGGTTTCTGTAGTTGGTGAACAAGAGCGTCGGCATCCACTACTTGAAAGCCTTGCTTTCTTAGAAAATTTGTCACGGTTGACTTACCAGAGGCAATTCCCCCAGTGATTCCAATGATTTTTCCCATCAGCCCCTCCTTTGGCACTGAGGACAAAAATGAGTGCCTCGTCCACCTAGTTGGATTTTCTCAATGATGGTACCACAGCGTACACATTCTTGACCAGCCTTGTCATAGACCTGATGAAAATCCTGCATGGTTCCATCTTCGCCAAAGGCATTAGTATAAGTCCGAATGGTTGAGCCACCTTTTTCAACAGCCTGTCCCAATACAGCAATGGTCTGGTCATGAATGACAGTCGCTTCTTCTGCTGTCAAAGTCTGAGAAGGTCTAACTGGATGAACCTGAGCTCGCCAGAGAACCTCATCCACATAGATATTGCCAAGTCCAGCTACCAAGGTCTGATCTAGGAGATGGGATTTGATAGGCTTTTTAGACTTGGCTAGGGCAGCTTGAAATACCTGCACATCAAAGTCTTGTTCGCTTGGTTCAGGACCTAATTTTTTAGAAATAAAGTAGGCTTCCAAAAGGTCAGGCGCCAAGAGTTCCATAGTACCAAACTTGCGAACATCCTCATAAACAAGCGTGCCACCATCTTCAAACTGAAAGAAAACATGGGCATGCTTGCGTTCAGGAACCTGGTCCAGATAGTAAAAATACTTGCCCTCCATCCGCAAATGGGAAATCAAGACCTTGTCTGTTAGGTAAAACAGCAAATATTTACCACGACGTCCCATTGACTCAACAACTTGACCAGGCACTTCCTTTTGAAACTCGTCCAAATCTGTCTTTATCATCTTGGGATAGCGAATTTCTACACTCGAAATCTTCTTTCCCAAAATCAATTTTTCCAAGCCACGTCGAACGGTTTCAACCTCAGGTAATTCAGGCATAAGTCCTCCTTCTGTAAAAACAAGAAGCAGGCATGAGCCCACCTCTACTTAGTATTCTTTTTCATTATAGCCAAAGTCAGCCAAATCTAGCTTTTTATCGCGCCAATTTTTCTTGACCTTGACCCAGGTTTCTAGGAAGACCTTGTCTCCTAGCATGAGTTCAATATCACGACGGGCCATGCTACCGATTTTCTTAAGCATAGCGCCACCTTTACCGATGATAATCCCTTTTTGGCTATCGCGCTCGACCATGATGGTTGCACGGATATGAACCTTGTCTGTCTCTTCATCTCGTTTCATAGAATC includes these proteins:
- the ftsW gene encoding cell division peptidoglycan polymerase FtsW translates to MKISKRHLLNYSILVPYLLLSILGLIVVYSTTSAILIEEGKSALQLVRSQGMFWILSLILIALIYKLKLNFLRKERLLFIVMFVELILLALARLIGTPVNGAYGWISVGPLTIQPAEYLKIIIVWYLAQRFSKQQDEIGIYDFQVLTQNQWIPRAFNDWRFVLLVMIGSLAIFPDLGNATILALVALIMYTVSGIAHRWFIAFIGVLFGVSALSLSAISMIGVDKFSKVPVFGYVAKRFSAYFNPFADLAGSGHQLANSYFAMVNGGWFGLGLGNSIEKRGYLPEAHTDFVFSIVIEEFGFVGASLILALVFFLILRIILVGIRAKNPFNSMMAIGVGGMMLVQVFVNIGGISGIIPSTGVTFPFLSQGGNSLLVLSVAIAFVLNIDASEKRAQLYEELEAHSSNYM
- the prsA gene encoding peptidylprolyl isomerase PrsA produces the protein MKKKLLAGAITLLSVATLAACSKGSEGADLISMKGDVITEHQFYEQVKINPSAQQVLLNLTIQKVFEKQYGSEVDDKEIDDIISGEEKQYGENYQRVLSQSGMTLETRKAQIRTSKLVEFAVKKAAEAELTDEAYKKAFESYTPDVTAQIIRLDNEDKAKEVLEKAKASGADFAQLAKDNSTDEKTKANGGEITFDSASTEVPDQVKKAAFALDVNGISDVITATGTQAYSSQYYIVKLIKKTEKSSNIDDYKEKLKTVILTQKQNDASFVQSIVGKELQAANIKVKDQAFQNIFTQYIGGGDSSSSSSSKE
- a CDS encoding O-methyltransferase, giving the protein MVESYSKNANHNMRRPVVKEEIVDLMRQRQKQVTGSLKELEDFARKENIPIIPHETVAYFRFLMETIQPKNILEIGTAIGFSALLMAEHAPKAKITTIDRNPEMIGFAKENFARFDSRKQVTLLEGDAVDVLSTLTESYDFVFMDSAKSKYIVFLPEILKHLEVGGVVVLDDIFQGGDVAKDIMEVRRGQRTIYRGLQRLFDATLDNPGLTATLVPLGDGILMLRKNVADVQLPDSE
- the pepF gene encoding oligoendopeptidase F encodes the protein MVLQRNEINEKDTWDLSTIYPTDQAWEEALKDLTEQLEKVNQYEGHLLDTADSLLEITEFSLEMERQMEKLYVYAHMKNDQDTREAKYQEYYAKAMTLYSQLDQAFSFYEPEFMEISEKQYADFLEAQPKLQVYQHYFDKLLQGKDYVLSQREEELLAGAGEIFGSASETFAILDNADIVFPYVLDDDGEEVQLSHGTYTRLMESKNREVRRGAYQALYATYEQFQHTYAKTLQTNVKVQNYRAKVRNYKSARHAALAANFVPESVYDNLVAAVRKHLPLLHRYLELRSKILGISDLKMYDVYTPLSSVEYSFTYQEALKKAEDALAVLGEDYLSRVKRAFSERWIDVYENQGKRSGAYSGGSYDTNAFMLLNWQDNLDNLFTLVHETGHSMHSSYTRETQPYVYGDYSIFLAEIASTTNENILTEKLLEEVEDDATRFAILNNFLDGFRGTVFRQTQFAEFEHAIHQADQNGEVLTSDFLNKLYADLNQEYYGLSKEDNPEIQYEWARIPHFYYNYYVYQYSTGFAAASALAEKIVHGSQEDRDRYIDYLKAGKSDYPLNVMRKAGVDMEKEDYLNDAFAVFERRLNEFEALVEKLGLA
- a CDS encoding competence protein CoiA, with the protein product MFVARDARGELVNVLEDKLEKQNYTCPACGGQLRLRQGLSVRTHFAHKSLKDCGFSFENESPEHLANKASLYQWLKKEAEVQLEYPLPELKQIADVFINGHLALEVQCSPLSQKVLKERSEGYRSQGYQVLWLLGEKLWLKERLTRLQQGFLYFSQNMGFYVWEVDKKKQVLRLKYLIHQDLRGKLHYQIKEFLYGQASLLEILRFPYKKQKISHFTVSQDKDICRYIQQQLYYQNPFWMKEQAEAYQKGENLLTYGLKEWYPQIRPLVGNFCQIEKDLTRYYQYFQIYYQENPQNDWQKLYPPAFYQQYFLKNMVE
- a CDS encoding type II toxin-antitoxin system HicB family antitoxin, encoding MLKSYPAIFHREGTGYWVEFPEFGGGTEGATIELAMKNAREMLESVLASYIDEGLALPTPSDIAELKAPDGFVTLIQVNPLPFVKNNKAIRKNVTVPEWLVRLADREKVNYSEVLTQALESRLQL
- a CDS encoding type II toxin-antitoxin system HicA family toxin, whose product is MPITGKEMVKLALANGWIEVRKRGCHHHFKKEGVPYLVTIPVHGNEDLGKGLERKILKDLGL